In Syntrophales bacterium, a genomic segment contains:
- a CDS encoding glycoside hydrolase family 57 protein: MPSVCLYFQVHQPYRLRHYTFFDVGHDHRYEDSGKNHQILNKVAEKCYLPANAMMLDLIKKYQGKFRIAFSMTGVILDQFEEYREDVLDSFKRLADTGCVEFLGETSYHSLAFLFSRREFREQVALHKKRIQSLFGQTPVTFRYTELIYNNELAKIIEKMGYKVILAEGADKILGWRSPNFVYQPAGCMKMKLLLRNYPLSDDISFRFSNRQWAEYPLQADKFAQWVHSINVAGEVINLFMDYETFGEHQWEETGIFKFLQMLPREIFKHSDFRFQTPAEVARDYDPVAQLDVPDFISWADVERDLTAWLGNSMQNDALRSLYKMEKKVRQMKDEHLLKTWRRLQISDHFYYMCTKWFADGDVHKYFNPYGSPYDAYINYMNILDDFSRSLPGKKEGNP; the protein is encoded by the coding sequence ATGCCCAGTGTTTGTCTTTATTTCCAGGTTCATCAGCCATATCGCCTGAGGCACTATACCTTCTTTGATGTTGGTCATGACCATAGGTATGAGGATAGCGGAAAAAACCACCAGATCCTCAATAAGGTGGCAGAAAAATGTTACCTCCCGGCCAATGCGATGATGCTCGATTTGATAAAAAAATATCAGGGTAAGTTCAGGATCGCCTTTTCTATGACCGGTGTCATCCTCGATCAGTTTGAAGAATATCGGGAGGACGTTCTGGATAGTTTCAAGCGTCTCGCCGATACGGGATGTGTTGAATTCCTGGGTGAGACCTCTTACCATTCCCTTGCTTTCCTGTTTTCCCGGCGGGAATTCAGGGAGCAGGTCGCCCTGCATAAAAAGAGGATCCAGTCTCTCTTTGGTCAAACCCCGGTAACATTTCGTTACACTGAGCTCATTTATAACAATGAACTTGCAAAGATCATAGAAAAAATGGGATATAAGGTCATTCTCGCCGAGGGGGCGGATAAGATCCTCGGCTGGCGGAGTCCCAATTTTGTCTATCAACCGGCAGGGTGTATGAAGATGAAGTTGCTCTTGAGAAACTATCCCCTCTCCGATGATATTTCCTTCCGCTTCTCCAATCGGCAATGGGCCGAGTATCCCCTCCAAGCGGATAAATTTGCCCAGTGGGTCCATAGCATCAATGTTGCCGGAGAGGTCATCAACCTTTTTATGGATTATGAGACATTTGGTGAACATCAGTGGGAGGAAACAGGTATCTTCAAGTTCCTTCAGATGCTTCCCCGTGAAATCTTTAAACATTCTGACTTCAGGTTTCAGACCCCCGCTGAAGTCGCCCGGGACTATGATCCTGTTGCCCAGTTAGATGTGCCGGATTTCATCTCCTGGGCGGACGTAGAGAGGGACCTGACCGCCTGGCTGGGAAATTCGATGCAGAATGATGCCCTTCGCTCACTGTACAAGATGGAAAAAAAGGTCCGTCAAATGAAAGATGAGCATCTTCTCAAGACCTGGCGCAGGCTCCAGATATCGGATCATTTCTATTACATGTGCACCAAGTGGTTTGCCGACGGGGACGTTCATAAATATTTCAATCCCTATGGTTCACCGTATGATGCCTACATCAACTATATGAACATCCTTGACGACTTTTCCCGTTCTCTACCCGGGAAAAAGGAGGGTAATCCATGA